GCAGGGTGGCAAAAGGCGCACGGCTTAATAAGCCCAGGGAATAAAAAAACACCTGTAAATGGCGAATAAAAAATTCTTTAAAGCGTGATGAAAGTTTGGGCTTCAATTGGCGTAATTGCACCGAACTGGTGGTTTCACTGCCGTGTTTATCAATCATTGCTCTACCCCGCTAACGGCGGTATCTAAGAGCTTGCCATGACTCAATTTAACAATGCGTTTATTGAGTTGGTTGATCAGTGGAATATCGTGGGTGGCAATAAAAACAGTGACCCCGACCTGATTAAAGGCCATAAATAAGTCCATGATCTCACGGGATAAATCGGGATCTAAGTTACCTGTTGGTTCATCTGCCAGTAATAAGGCTGGCTTGTTTACGACCGCACGGGCAATGCTGACCCGTTGCTGTTCACCACCTGAGAGGGTAATAGGGTATTTTTTTTCGAAGCGTAATAAGCCGACTTTATCCAGGGCAGCATGGACGCGACGTTTGACCTCACGAGAGGAAAAGCCGCTGATAATCAGGGGGAGGGCGACATTATCAAAGACCGTGCGGTCGTTTAATAATTGATAGTCCTGAAAAATAATGCCCATATTGCGGCGTAAATAAGGAATGGTATGACGGCTGACTTTATTGAGGTTCTTGCCGCCAATAATGACATTGCCACTAGAGGCGCGTTCAATGAGCGCTATGAGTTTTAGCAGGGTACTTTTTCCCGCACCGGAATGGCCAGTAAGAAAGGCCATTTCACCCGCCTGCAGATGAAAATTCACCTGGCTGAGTGCTTCATTGCCCCCTCGATA
This genomic window from sulfur-oxidizing endosymbiont of Gigantopelta aegis contains:
- the ftsE gene encoding cell division ATP-binding protein FtsE is translated as MILFDQVSKRYRGGNEALSQVNFHLQAGEMAFLTGHSGAGKSTLLKLIALIERASSGNVIIGGKNLNKVSRHTIPYLRRNMGIIFQDYQLLNDRTVFDNVALPLIISGFSSREVKRRVHAALDKVGLLRFEKKYPITLSGGEQQRVSIARAVVNKPALLLADEPTGNLDPDLSREIMDLFMAFNQVGVTVFIATHDIPLINQLNKRIVKLSHGKLLDTAVSGVEQ